One genomic window of Roseobacter ponti includes the following:
- a CDS encoding 50S ribosomal protein L21 → MFAVLKTGGKQYRVQPGDMLRVEKLAADAGDKVQFNDILMLGGDSPVVGAPFVKDAGVQAEVVDQIKSEKTINFVKRRRKHSSKRTKGHRQKLTLIKVTDILTSGADKSGVKAAIGGAGYAAVVSDGRYAKNKGEQAEMAKRVSEGEAAEKSAKPAKAKKAESPKAEATKAKAAPKKADAAGDDLKQLSGVGPALEKKLHEGGVTTFAQIAAWTEADIADMDEKLSFKGRIEREGWVEQAKELTKG, encoded by the coding sequence ATGTTTGCGGTTCTCAAGACCGGCGGCAAGCAGTACAGAGTTCAGCCCGGAGATATGCTCCGTGTCGAGAAACTGGCAGCTGACGCAGGCGATAAAGTACAGTTCAACGATATTCTGATGCTCGGTGGTGACAGCCCCGTCGTTGGTGCTCCCTTTGTGAAGGACGCAGGCGTTCAGGCCGAAGTCGTTGATCAGATCAAGAGTGAGAAGACGATCAACTTCGTCAAGCGTCGCCGGAAGCATTCCTCCAAGCGCACCAAGGGTCACCGTCAGAAACTGACCCTGATCAAAGTGACCGACATTCTGACGTCGGGCGCTGATAAATCTGGCGTGAAGGCCGCCATCGGTGGTGCCGGTTACGCTGCTGTCGTCTCTGACGGCCGCTATGCCAAAAACAAAGGCGAGCAGGCCGAGATGGCCAAGCGCGTGAGTGAAGGTGAAGCGGCAGAGAAATCCGCCAAACCCGCCAAGGCGAAAAAAGCAGAAAGCCCCAAGGCCGAGGCGACCAAAGCTAAAGCGGCCCCGAAAAAAGCAGATGCCGCAGGCGACGACCTGAAGCAGCTCAGCGGCGTCGGACCGGCTCTGGAGAAAAAACTGCATGAAGGCGGCGTGACCACCTTTGCGCAGATTGCAGCATGGACCGAAGCGGACATCGCTGATATGGACGAGAAACTGTCGTTCAAAGGCCGGATCGAGCGTGAAGGCTGGGTTGAGCAGGCCAAAGAACTGACCAAGGGTTAA
- the obgE gene encoding GTPase ObgE, whose translation MKFLDLCKVYIRSGAGGGGCVSFRREKYIEYGGPDGGDGGTGGSVWAEAVDGLNTLIDFRYQQHFFARNGQPGMGRQRTGKDGDDIVLRVPVGTEILDEDQETVITDLTEVGERIELARGGNGGFGNLHFKSSTNQAPRRANPGQDGVERTLWLRLKLIADVGLLGMPNAGKSTFLAATSNARPKIADYPFTTLHPNLGVVGVDNTEFVVADIPGLIEGASEGRGLGDLFLGHVERCAVLLHLVDGTSPTLIEDYQTIITELEAYGGDLATKPRVTVLNKIDALDEEERATAHIALADASGGDVMMMSGVAREGLTEVLRALRSQIDDDRLRHRPQEEAEPWHP comes from the coding sequence ATGAAGTTTCTCGACCTGTGCAAAGTGTATATCCGCTCCGGTGCGGGCGGCGGCGGGTGTGTAAGCTTTCGCCGTGAAAAGTACATCGAATACGGTGGCCCTGACGGCGGCGATGGTGGCACCGGCGGCTCCGTCTGGGCCGAAGCGGTCGACGGGCTGAACACGCTCATCGATTTCCGCTATCAGCAGCATTTCTTCGCCAGAAACGGACAGCCGGGCATGGGTCGTCAGCGCACCGGTAAGGATGGTGATGATATAGTTCTGCGCGTGCCTGTCGGAACCGAGATCCTGGATGAAGATCAGGAGACGGTCATCACCGATCTGACCGAAGTCGGTGAACGCATTGAGCTTGCGCGCGGCGGCAACGGTGGCTTTGGTAACCTGCATTTCAAATCTTCGACCAACCAGGCGCCGCGCCGGGCCAACCCGGGTCAGGACGGGGTGGAGCGCACGCTCTGGTTGCGGCTGAAACTTATTGCCGATGTGGGTCTTCTGGGCATGCCGAATGCCGGCAAATCTACCTTCCTGGCCGCCACATCGAATGCGCGTCCCAAGATCGCGGATTATCCCTTTACCACACTGCATCCTAATCTGGGGGTTGTGGGCGTCGATAACACCGAGTTTGTGGTTGCCGATATTCCTGGTCTGATCGAAGGCGCCTCCGAGGGGCGCGGCCTGGGCGATCTCTTTCTGGGGCATGTGGAACGCTGTGCTGTGCTGCTCCATCTTGTGGATGGCACATCGCCCACTCTTATCGAGGATTATCAGACGATTATCACTGAACTCGAAGCCTATGGGGGTGATCTTGCGACAAAGCCCCGGGTGACGGTGCTGAATAAGATCGACGCTCTGGACGAGGAAGAACGCGCCACTGCCCATATAGCACTTGCGGATGCATCCGGCGGTGACGTGATGATGATGTCCGGCGTCGCACGCGAGGGCCTGACGGAGGTGCTGCGGGCGCTGCGGTCGCAGATTGACGATGACCGTCTGCGGCATCGCCCCCAGGAGGAAGCGGAACCGTGGCATCCCTGA
- a CDS encoding DUF2059 domain-containing protein, with amino-acid sequence MLRAALVSAALSFAALPAFADARITVLMDLLKVSEVTEILRAEGLEYVSELDADMLQGQGGDFFAVQTDQIYETGRIAETVRQALENGLSDADLDALIGWYSTGTGARIVDLENAARSAISDPAVEEAARTGFEARADADDPHVALVRQFVEDNDLLTRNVSGAMTSNYRFFTGLADGGFYEQSEEQILAEVYAQRDEIREDTESWLNGYLLMAYQPLSLAEFEAYVAFSASPAGQSLNAALFDGFETVYRDISYALGRAVALSARGNDI; translated from the coding sequence ATGCTGCGCGCGGCTTTGGTGAGTGCAGCGCTGAGCTTTGCGGCTCTGCCGGCCTTTGCGGACGCGCGTATCACCGTTCTGATGGACCTGCTGAAGGTCAGCGAGGTCACTGAGATTCTGCGCGCCGAGGGGCTTGAGTATGTGAGCGAGCTTGATGCGGATATGCTGCAGGGGCAGGGGGGCGATTTCTTTGCCGTCCAGACCGATCAGATCTATGAAACCGGCCGCATCGCCGAGACGGTGCGCCAGGCGCTGGAAAACGGTCTCAGTGACGCGGATCTCGATGCTCTGATCGGCTGGTACAGCACCGGGACCGGCGCGCGGATTGTTGACCTTGAGAACGCCGCCCGCAGCGCCATCTCCGACCCGGCCGTCGAAGAGGCTGCACGCACAGGTTTTGAGGCGCGGGCAGATGCGGATGATCCGCATGTGGCTCTGGTGCGGCAGTTCGTGGAGGATAACGACCTTCTGACGCGGAATGTCTCGGGCGCCATGACCTCAAATTACCGGTTTTTTACCGGTCTGGCGGACGGCGGGTTTTATGAGCAGTCCGAAGAGCAGATTCTTGCAGAGGTTTATGCGCAGCGGGATGAGATCCGTGAAGACACCGAAAGCTGGCTGAACGGCTATCTTCTGATGGCCTATCAGCCCCTGAGCCTTGCCGAATTCGAGGCCTATGTGGCTTTTTCCGCCAGCCCCGCAGGGCAAAGCCTGAACGCGGCACTTTTCGATGGCTTCGAGACGGTGTATCGCGACATCTCTTATGCGCTGGGGCGGGCTGTCGCCCTGAGTGCCCGGGGCAATGACATCTGA
- a CDS encoding GNAT family N-acetyltransferase: MEMKKIPVQAVIETERFDLRPLRRSDMGLIELYFADARVAHMTTSIPHPVPPGVTEAFVTRAMADERDEDVWAMDGSKSGASELMGLISLERMDREQSEVGYWVAPPYWNTGLASDAVQALVEANPMHNKTMFASVFQDNPASARVLTHCGFQYLGDAESFSLARDTTVPTWTYLKKL; encoded by the coding sequence ATGGAAATGAAAAAGATACCCGTCCAGGCGGTGATCGAAACGGAACGCTTTGATCTGCGGCCTCTGCGGCGCTCTGATATGGGGCTGATTGAGCTTTACTTTGCTGATGCGCGTGTGGCGCATATGACCACGTCGATCCCGCACCCGGTGCCGCCCGGCGTCACCGAAGCCTTTGTGACCCGGGCCATGGCGGATGAGCGCGACGAAGATGTCTGGGCCATGGACGGGTCTAAGTCGGGGGCCTCTGAGCTGATGGGGCTCATTTCGCTTGAGCGTATGGACCGCGAACAGTCCGAGGTCGGCTACTGGGTTGCGCCGCCTTACTGGAACACCGGCCTAGCCTCTGACGCGGTGCAGGCGCTGGTCGAGGCCAACCCGATGCACAACAAAACCATGTTCGCCAGCGTTTTTCAGGATAATCCGGCCTCGGCACGGGTGCTGACCCATTGCGGTTTTCAGTATCTCGGGGATGCCGAGAGTTTTTCGCTGGCACGTGATACAACCGTTCCCACGTGGACCTATCTGAAGAAACTGTGA
- the rpmA gene encoding 50S ribosomal protein L27, translating to MAHKKAGGSSRNGRDSAGRRLGVKLYGGQAAIPGNIIVRQRGTKFWPGAGVGMGKDHTIFATVDGAVTFHKGLKNRTFISVLPAAEAAE from the coding sequence ATGGCACATAAAAAAGCAGGTGGTTCATCCCGTAACGGCCGCGACTCAGCGGGTCGTCGTCTTGGTGTGAAACTCTACGGAGGCCAGGCGGCCATTCCGGGCAATATCATCGTGCGTCAGCGCGGCACCAAATTCTGGCCGGGCGCAGGCGTTGGCATGGGCAAGGATCACACGATTTTTGCAACTGTTGACGGCGCTGTGACCTTTCACAAGGGTCTGAAGAACCGTACCTTTATTTCGGTCCTGCCGGCGGCGGAGGCCGCAGAGTAA
- a CDS encoding GNAT family N-acetyltransferase, with amino-acid sequence MTDVASSRFSVSLAASTADLEAAQRLRYQVFVEELGGGGPMVDHDARLERDRFDPFFDHLLLRDHSNGEIVGVYRVMREDQARAAGQFYSEDEYDLAGLKASGRRMLELGRSCVHRDYRGGMAMFHLWSALAGYIDDHNIEVLFGVASFHGTDVAALAEALSLLHHRHLAPPELRVRALAAAFQRMDLIAEEDLDRRAAMRMVPSLIKAYLRMGGFVGEGAFIDHAFNTTDVCLILDTARINKNQARLYRTAPV; translated from the coding sequence ATGACAGATGTCGCCTCCTCCCGTTTTTCGGTCTCGCTGGCGGCGAGCACGGCAGATCTGGAGGCAGCGCAGCGCCTGCGCTATCAGGTTTTCGTCGAAGAGCTGGGTGGTGGTGGCCCGATGGTTGATCATGACGCCCGGCTGGAACGGGACAGGTTCGACCCGTTTTTCGATCATCTGCTGCTCCGGGATCACTCAAACGGCGAGATTGTGGGCGTGTACCGGGTGATGCGCGAAGATCAGGCGCGCGCGGCAGGCCAGTTTTACAGCGAAGACGAATATGATCTGGCCGGGCTCAAGGCTTCGGGCCGGCGTATGCTGGAGCTGGGGAGGTCCTGCGTACACCGGGATTACCGTGGTGGTATGGCGATGTTTCACCTCTGGAGCGCGCTTGCCGGGTATATCGATGATCACAACATCGAAGTTCTTTTCGGTGTTGCCTCCTTTCACGGCACCGACGTCGCCGCTCTGGCCGAAGCCCTGTCGCTGCTGCACCACCGGCACCTGGCACCGCCGGAATTGCGGGTGCGTGCGCTGGCGGCTGCATTTCAGCGCATGGATCTGATCGCCGAAGAAGATCTCGACCGGCGCGCCGCGATGCGTATGGTACCCTCGCTGATCAAGGCTTATCTGCGGATGGGCGGATTTGTGGGGGAGGGGGCCTTTATCGATCATGCCTTTAATACCACCGATGTCTGTTTGATCCTCGACACCGCCCGGATCAATAAAAATCAGGCGAGGCTTTACAGGACCGCGCCTGTATGA
- a CDS encoding DUF3553 domain-containing protein: MEDLNAILSPGMLVRHPGRPDWGTGQVQSNIGGRVTVNFREEGKIVIDSSRVALIPVFDE; this comes from the coding sequence ATGGAAGATCTGAACGCAATACTCTCGCCCGGTATGCTTGTGCGCCATCCGGGCCGGCCGGACTGGGGAACCGGGCAGGTGCAAAGCAACATCGGCGGGCGTGTCACCGTGAATTTCAGGGAGGAAGGAAAGATAGTCATCGATAGCTCCCGTGTTGCGCTCATCCCGGTCTTTGATGAATGA
- the proB gene encoding glutamate 5-kinase: MASLSTAKRLVAKIGSALLVDRATGALRRDWLASLAEDVAWLKGQGTEVVLVSSGSIALGRGVLGLPATELALEQSQAAAAVGQIRLARAYEEMLAPHDITTAQVLVTLEDSTDRRRYLNSRATLEQLLSMRVVPIVNENDTVATDEIRFGDNDRLAAQIAVTVGADQLILLSDVDGFYTANPALDRDATRYDVIERITADIEKMAGDAGSGLSKGGMKTKLIAARTATAAGCAMAITEGSVLNPLRALENGANATWFTAQTDPQAARKRWIAAMKPRGTVTLDAGAVDALHAGKSLLAAGITGVAGRFQRGDAVAIADAGGHILGHGLTRYTADEARAIRGRKSHEIEAVLGYPARAALIHRDDMAL; encoded by the coding sequence GTGGCATCCCTGAGCACGGCAAAACGCCTCGTAGCCAAAATCGGCTCGGCGCTGCTGGTCGACCGTGCGACAGGCGCCTTGCGCCGGGACTGGCTGGCCTCACTTGCTGAGGATGTGGCCTGGCTGAAAGGGCAGGGCACAGAGGTTGTGCTCGTGTCCTCAGGCTCGATCGCTCTGGGGCGCGGGGTGCTTGGCCTGCCGGCGACCGAACTGGCACTGGAGCAGTCCCAGGCCGCCGCTGCCGTCGGTCAGATCCGCCTTGCGCGGGCCTATGAAGAGATGCTCGCACCGCATGATATCACAACCGCTCAGGTTCTGGTGACGCTGGAAGACAGTACTGACCGCCGCCGGTATCTCAATTCGCGCGCGACTCTGGAGCAGCTCCTCAGCATGCGCGTTGTGCCGATCGTGAATGAAAACGATACGGTTGCCACGGATGAGATCCGCTTTGGCGATAATGATCGTCTGGCAGCCCAGATCGCTGTCACGGTGGGTGCGGATCAGCTGATCCTGTTATCGGATGTTGACGGTTTTTACACGGCCAACCCGGCGCTGGACCGCGATGCCACGCGCTATGATGTCATTGAAAGAATTACGGCCGATATCGAAAAAATGGCCGGTGACGCAGGCTCCGGCCTGTCTAAGGGCGGTATGAAAACCAAACTGATCGCGGCCAGAACCGCGACGGCGGCGGGCTGTGCCATGGCCATTACAGAAGGCTCGGTGCTTAACCCGCTGCGGGCGCTGGAGAACGGTGCCAATGCCACCTGGTTCACCGCACAGACCGATCCGCAGGCAGCGCGAAAACGCTGGATCGCCGCCATGAAACCGCGTGGCACCGTGACGCTTGACGCGGGCGCTGTCGATGCGCTGCACGCAGGAAAGAGCCTGCTTGCGGCCGGCATCACCGGCGTGGCGGGGCGGTTTCAGCGCGGGGACGCCGTGGCGATTGCAGATGCGGGCGGACATATCCTCGGCCACGGGCTGACGCGCTACACCGCTGATGAAGCACGCGCGATCCGGGGCCGCAAATCGCATGAAATCGAAGCGGTTCTCGGGTATCCTGCCCGCGCCGCGCTGATCCACAGGGACGATATGGCGCTTTGA
- a CDS encoding lysophospholipid acyltransferase family protein codes for MNATWHGDPPPPDPPITPAGWLSVICRGVPLALLVFGGLALHLTLRLIERPLCGAQRPVTPRITVFVCRNALRLMGLRLRLTGPEFSGQGAVVANHSSWLDIFVLNATRRIYFVSKAEVASWPAIGWLARATGTVFIERNRSRAAEQAQVFQTRLHAGHQLLFFPEGTSSDGQRVLPFKTTLFAAFFAGGLKETLAIEPVTVLYQAPPGQDPRFFGWWGDMTFGAHILKCLASGAGGQVTVVRHPPVHVRDFADRKALAAACEAAVRSAHTV; via the coding sequence ATGAACGCCACCTGGCACGGAGACCCGCCCCCGCCGGACCCGCCCATCACTCCTGCGGGATGGCTCAGCGTGATCTGTCGTGGCGTGCCTCTGGCACTGCTCGTCTTCGGTGGGCTGGCACTGCATCTGACCCTGCGCCTGATTGAGCGGCCGCTCTGCGGCGCGCAGCGTCCGGTGACGCCCCGTATCACCGTATTTGTGTGCCGCAATGCCCTGCGCCTGATGGGGCTCAGGTTGCGCCTGACAGGTCCGGAGTTCAGCGGGCAGGGGGCGGTTGTGGCCAATCATTCCAGCTGGCTCGATATTTTCGTGCTGAATGCCACGCGGCGTATCTATTTCGTGTCCAAAGCCGAGGTGGCCTCCTGGCCCGCGATCGGCTGGCTCGCGCGGGCAACCGGCACGGTATTCATCGAGCGTAACAGATCACGCGCGGCAGAGCAGGCGCAGGTGTTTCAGACACGGCTGCACGCCGGGCACCAGCTGCTGTTTTTTCCCGAAGGCACCAGCAGCGACGGACAACGCGTTCTGCCGTTCAAAACCACGCTCTTTGCAGCCTTCTTTGCAGGCGGCCTGAAAGAGACGCTGGCGATAGAGCCTGTGACCGTGCTCTACCAGGCACCGCCCGGACAGGATCCGCGGTTTTTCGGCTGGTGGGGGGATATGACTTTTGGCGCGCATATCCTGAAATGCCTCGCATCCGGGGCAGGCGGACAGGTGACGGTTGTGCGTCATCCGCCCGTTCACGTGCGCGATTTTGCCGACCGCAAGGCCCTGGCCGCGGCCTGTGAGGCGGCGGTGCGCAGCGCTCATACTGTCTGA
- a CDS encoding histidine phosphotransferase family protein, giving the protein MGTPGVNLAALIGSRICHDLISPIGAINNGLELLGMSGSDGGAEMDLIQESVGNASARIRFFRIAFGAAGDQMMGRAEVIAILNDLMEGARLQVAWGPMDAQPRSSVRMAFLALLCVENAMPYGGRIEISQEAGSWLLHGRADKLNIDEALWSVLTTQDTPDDLRPAQVQFALLPIIAGDESRRVRTEISGNEIRLRF; this is encoded by the coding sequence ATGGGCACCCCGGGTGTTAACCTCGCGGCACTGATCGGCAGTCGGATTTGCCATGACCTGATATCGCCGATCGGTGCAATCAACAATGGTCTTGAACTTCTGGGTATGTCCGGCAGTGACGGAGGCGCCGAGATGGACCTCATTCAGGAAAGCGTCGGCAATGCCAGTGCGCGCATCCGGTTCTTTCGCATCGCCTTCGGGGCTGCTGGAGATCAGATGATGGGCCGCGCGGAGGTCATCGCGATCCTGAACGATCTGATGGAAGGCGCCCGGCTGCAGGTCGCCTGGGGCCCGATGGACGCACAGCCACGCTCCTCGGTGCGCATGGCCTTTCTGGCACTACTCTGCGTAGAAAATGCGATGCCGTACGGGGGCCGTATCGAGATCAGCCAGGAGGCCGGCAGCTGGTTGCTGCACGGTCGCGCGGACAAGCTGAACATCGACGAAGCACTGTGGTCTGTTCTGACCACGCAGGATACACCCGACGATCTGCGACCCGCGCAGGTTCAGTTCGCTTTGCTGCCGATCATCGCCGGCGACGAAAGCCGCCGGGTGCGTACCGAAATCAGCGGAAATGAAATCAGGCTGAGGTTCTGA
- a CDS encoding PA14 domain-containing protein: protein MIRTICAAVFAAAVMSPLAAIAQTVTLSPANPQPSAGALSPGLAVSYARMPSAVRELAGAAKALQKGAKPGTPLAGLSYDDTDQKVLTSDSYEKIAADISGYIKFDRAGSYMLEFLNNDGLELSIGGQQVALYDGIHACGYAGEIEVNVPQAGYYPLKATYFQRKGTACLMMEWGPDSDGLEMVPNSAFFH, encoded by the coding sequence ATGATCAGAACCATTTGCGCCGCGGTTTTCGCGGCAGCCGTGATGTCGCCGCTTGCAGCCATCGCCCAGACGGTGACGCTGTCGCCGGCAAACCCGCAACCCTCCGCAGGTGCGCTGTCGCCGGGGCTGGCGGTCAGCTATGCCCGGATGCCGAGCGCCGTCCGTGAACTTGCCGGGGCCGCCAAGGCTCTTCAGAAAGGCGCGAAGCCCGGGACACCGCTGGCGGGGCTGTCCTATGACGATACCGATCAGAAGGTGCTGACCTCTGATTCATACGAAAAAATCGCCGCCGATATCTCGGGCTATATCAAATTTGACCGCGCTGGCTCGTATATGCTGGAGTTTCTCAACAACGACGGGCTTGAGCTTTCGATCGGCGGCCAGCAGGTCGCCCTTTACGACGGTATCCATGCCTGTGGTTATGCCGGCGAGATTGAGGTCAATGTGCCCCAGGCCGGGTATTACCCGCTCAAAGCAACCTATTTTCAGCGCAAAGGCACCGCGTGCCTGATGATGGAATGGGGACCGGACAGCGACGGGCTTGAAATGGTGCCGAACAGCGCCTTTTTCCACTGA
- a CDS encoding LysE family translocator — protein MSVAVTSFAIFAASQVGTPGPANMALMATGARFGFRAALPFVAGVVIGKQLVIWPVGFGLMELADRAPWVFTTLRYVSAAYIIWLAWKVANMRLGARREEGAAPGFMAGLIVHPLNPKAWAMIVGGFTAFVTPGTPAPEATIAIALVLLICQLLLHPVWTLAGDGIARTVAGTRMEPYLMWTLAGLTVASVLFVLFGGGT, from the coding sequence ATGTCGGTTGCAGTCACCAGTTTTGCGATCTTTGCCGCCAGCCAGGTCGGCACGCCGGGGCCGGCCAATATGGCCCTTATGGCCACAGGTGCGCGCTTCGGGTTCCGGGCGGCGCTGCCGTTCGTGGCCGGCGTTGTCATCGGCAAACAGCTTGTGATCTGGCCGGTGGGTTTCGGTCTGATGGAACTGGCAGATCGCGCGCCGTGGGTTTTCACAACACTGCGCTATGTCTCGGCGGCTTATATCATCTGGCTGGCCTGGAAGGTCGCGAATATGCGGCTGGGCGCGCGGCGCGAGGAGGGTGCCGCACCGGGGTTTATGGCGGGCCTTATCGTGCATCCGCTAAACCCCAAGGCCTGGGCGATGATCGTGGGCGGCTTTACGGCCTTTGTTACCCCGGGAACGCCCGCGCCTGAGGCGACGATCGCTATCGCTCTGGTGCTGCTCATCTGCCAGCTTCTGCTGCACCCTGTGTGGACACTTGCCGGTGACGGGATTGCGCGCACGGTGGCAGGAACGCGCATGGAACCCTATTTAATGTGGACCCTTGCCGGCCTGACGGTCGCATCGGTGCTGTTCGTACTGTTCGGAGGAGGAACATGA
- the rpsB gene encoding 30S ribosomal protein S2: MALPEFTMRQLLEAGVHFGHQTQRWNPRMGPYIYGARNGIHIMDLTQTVPMLDAALNVIRETVAKGGSILFVGTKRQAQQPIADAAERCAQYYMNHRWLGGTLTNWQTVSQSISRLKNIDEQSENGFAGLTKKERLGMERDQGKLQASLGGIREMGGRPDLIFVIDVKKEALAVAEANKLGIPVIAVVDTNCPPDGIDYIIPGNDDASRAISLYCDLASRAALDGMSAQLGAAGVDIGEMEEAPAEEAVAEEAPAAAAETPAEA; the protein is encoded by the coding sequence ATGGCTCTTCCTGAGTTCACCATGCGCCAGCTGCTTGAAGCAGGCGTACACTTCGGCCACCAGACGCAGCGCTGGAACCCGCGTATGGGGCCCTATATCTACGGCGCGCGCAACGGCATCCACATTATGGACCTCACACAGACCGTTCCCATGCTGGACGCGGCTCTGAATGTGATCCGTGAGACCGTCGCCAAGGGCGGCAGCATCCTGTTTGTCGGCACCAAGCGTCAGGCCCAGCAGCCGATCGCCGATGCCGCAGAGCGGTGCGCCCAGTATTACATGAACCACCGCTGGCTCGGTGGCACGCTGACCAACTGGCAGACCGTGTCGCAGTCGATCAGCCGCCTGAAAAACATTGATGAGCAGTCTGAAAACGGTTTTGCCGGCCTGACCAAAAAAGAGCGTCTGGGCATGGAGCGTGATCAGGGCAAACTTCAGGCGTCCCTGGGTGGTATCCGCGAAATGGGCGGCCGGCCCGACCTGATTTTCGTGATCGACGTGAAAAAAGAAGCGCTGGCGGTTGCAGAAGCCAATAAGCTGGGCATTCCGGTGATCGCGGTCGTCGATACCAACTGCCCGCCCGATGGCATTGATTACATCATCCCGGGCAACGACGACGCATCGCGCGCCATTTCGCTCTATTGTGATCTGGCCTCGCGCGCAGCCCTCGATGGTATGTCCGCACAGCTGGGTGCCGCCGGCGTCGATATCGGCGAGATGGAAGAAGCGCCCGCGGAAGAAGCTGTTGCGGAAGAAGCACCGGCCGCTGCCGCAGAGACACCCGCAGAGGCGTAA
- a CDS encoding glutamate-5-semialdehyde dehydrogenase, with the protein MKDMDDIPALMADTGARAKAAAAKLGYASAAAKRAALEAAADHVIANAGEILAANARDMEYGREKGLSDAMMDRLMLDAARLEGIAAGLRAVAAQDDPVGEVIADWTQPSGLHIQRVRTPLGVVGVIYESRPNVTADAGALCLKAGNAVILRGGSESFHSSQALHACLVAGLQDAGLPEDAIQIVPTRDRAAVSEMLKMTDTIDVIVPRGGKGLVGLVQREARVPVFAHLEGIVHIYIDAEADPEMVLRVVLNAKTRRTGICGAAECLLIHEDIADTIGQGILRALIDAGVEVRADERLSAVNGTVPATMDDWGFEYLDMIVAARTVADVDEAMEHIRTYGSDHTDCILTQNAGTARRFMTELDSAILMHNASTQFADGGEFGMGAEIGIATGKMHARGPVGTAQLTSFKYLVTGEGTVRS; encoded by the coding sequence ATGAAAGACATGGATGACATTCCCGCACTGATGGCCGACACCGGCGCCCGTGCAAAAGCGGCTGCGGCAAAGCTGGGCTATGCATCAGCGGCGGCAAAGCGCGCCGCCCTTGAGGCGGCAGCGGATCACGTGATCGCAAACGCCGGTGAGATTCTCGCCGCAAATGCGCGGGATATGGAATATGGGCGCGAAAAGGGGCTGTCGGACGCGATGATGGACCGGCTGATGCTGGATGCGGCACGCCTTGAGGGTATCGCGGCGGGACTGCGCGCTGTCGCTGCCCAGGACGATCCGGTGGGCGAGGTTATCGCGGACTGGACTCAGCCCAGCGGTCTGCACATTCAGCGCGTGCGCACACCTCTGGGCGTGGTCGGGGTAATCTACGAAAGCCGGCCGAACGTCACTGCGGATGCAGGCGCTCTTTGCCTCAAAGCCGGCAATGCTGTGATCCTGCGCGGTGGCTCGGAGAGCTTTCATTCCTCGCAGGCGCTGCATGCCTGTCTTGTGGCCGGGCTTCAGGACGCGGGCCTGCCAGAGGACGCCATACAGATCGTACCGACCCGGGACCGTGCGGCGGTGAGCGAAATGCTGAAAATGACCGATACGATTGATGTGATTGTGCCGCGTGGCGGCAAGGGCCTCGTTGGTCTGGTGCAGCGCGAGGCGCGGGTGCCGGTCTTTGCTCATCTGGAAGGTATCGTACACATCTACATTGATGCCGAAGCGGACCCTGAGATGGTTCTGCGCGTGGTTCTGAATGCCAAAACCCGGCGGACCGGTATCTGCGGGGCGGCCGAATGCCTGCTTATTCACGAAGACATTGCGGATACGATCGGGCAGGGGATCCTGCGTGCGCTTATCGATGCCGGCGTCGAAGTGCGTGCTGACGAAAGACTGTCGGCCGTCAACGGGACGGTGCCCGCAACGATGGACGACTGGGGGTTTGAATACCTTGATATGATCGTTGCCGCCCGTACGGTCGCGGATGTTGATGAGGCCATGGAGCATATCCGGACCTATGGCTCAGATCACACGGACTGCATCCTGACGCAAAATGCCGGCACGGCCCGGCGCTTTATGACCGAGCTGGATTCGGCGATCCTGATGCACAACGCGTCGACCCAGTTCGCCGATGGTGGTGAGTTCGGCATGGGCGCTGAGATCGGTATCGCGACTGGCAAGATGCACGCCCGCGGGCCTGTCGGCACCGCACAACTGACAAGTTTCAAATATCTCGTGACCGGAGAAGGTACCGTACGGAGCTGA